In the Myxococcus fulvus genome, one interval contains:
- a CDS encoding type II toxin-antitoxin system VapC family toxin: protein MKVCVDACFLLALYDPRDGLHGVAQALFEKLFDSAAHELVVPWPILYETVSTRMARRSASMGLLDRDLKRLRQRNLLSMLFDRKMREQALAECFEELTKEGGYRALSLVDRVVRLMLLSRSNRLHALVTFNRGDFEDVCRQRKIQLIDQQG from the coding sequence ATGAAGGTCTGTGTCGATGCCTGCTTCCTGCTCGCGCTCTATGACCCGAGGGACGGTCTCCACGGCGTCGCCCAGGCGTTGTTCGAGAAGCTGTTCGACTCAGCGGCCCACGAGCTGGTGGTGCCCTGGCCCATCCTCTACGAGACGGTGTCGACGCGCATGGCTCGCAGGAGCGCGTCGATGGGGCTGCTGGATCGGGACTTGAAGCGCCTGCGGCAGCGCAACCTGCTGTCGATGTTGTTCGACCGGAAGATGCGCGAGCAGGCGCTCGCGGAGTGCTTCGAGGAGCTGACGAAGGAGGGTGGCTACCGCGCCCTGAGCCTGGTGGACCGGGTGGTGCGGTTGATGCTGCTCAGTCGGAGCAACCGGCTCCACGCCCTCGTCACCTTCAACCGGGGCGACTTCGAGGACGTGTGCCGGCAGCGGAAGATCCAGCTCATCGACCAGCAGGGCTGA